A window from Mycolicibacterium tokaiense encodes these proteins:
- a CDS encoding ABC transporter substrate-binding protein: protein MGLKRRRLAAVVVSTVAALGLVGCGGGTADEIDYAVDGALVTYNTNSVAGAASGGAQAFARVLSGFGYHGPDGQVVADHDFGSIAVVGRAPLVLDYTIADNAVYSDGKPITCDDMVLTWAAQSGRFPQFDAASRAGYIDIATIDCQPGQKKARVSFAIDRPFADYGQLFTATALMPSHVIADELGLGEGGVTRALQASDLPAIDRIAAVWNTGWNLEPGVDVARFPSSGPYKIDSVRDDGAVVLVANDRWWGTPAITPRITVFQRGLYVQDRVNDGTFDVVDVATGSSGTLTTPDNYERTDSPSTGIEQMIFAPQGALSQTPERRALALCTPRDVIARNAEVPVSNARLNPVNEDTLALTENVPAAGEFMTSNPVAAREALAGRPLTVRIGYQTPNARLAATVGAVAKACEPAGITVTDASSDVAGPQALRDGQIDVLIASTGGATGSGSSGSSVVDAYTLFAGNGDNLSRYANGQIDGIISALAVTSDPKEQARLYGEGAPILWADMPTLPLYRQQRTLMVSTNVEAVSSNPTRWGAGWNMDRWQKNS from the coding sequence ATGGGGCTGAAACGCCGGCGCCTCGCAGCAGTGGTGGTGTCGACCGTCGCCGCACTGGGATTGGTGGGCTGCGGTGGCGGCACCGCCGACGAGATCGACTATGCCGTGGACGGTGCGCTGGTCACCTACAACACCAACAGCGTGGCCGGTGCGGCGTCCGGCGGCGCCCAGGCGTTCGCCCGGGTGCTGTCCGGCTTCGGCTATCACGGTCCGGACGGCCAGGTGGTCGCCGACCACGATTTCGGTTCCATCGCCGTGGTGGGCCGTGCCCCGCTGGTGCTGGACTACACCATCGCCGACAACGCGGTGTACTCCGACGGCAAACCCATCACGTGCGACGACATGGTGCTGACCTGGGCGGCGCAGTCGGGGCGGTTCCCACAGTTCGACGCCGCCAGCCGCGCCGGGTACATCGACATCGCGACCATCGACTGCCAGCCCGGCCAGAAGAAGGCAAGGGTGTCGTTCGCGATCGACCGCCCGTTTGCCGATTACGGCCAGCTGTTCACGGCCACAGCGCTGATGCCGTCGCACGTGATCGCCGACGAGCTCGGTCTGGGCGAAGGCGGGGTCACCCGGGCGCTGCAGGCCTCCGATCTACCTGCGATCGACCGCATCGCGGCAGTGTGGAACACCGGCTGGAACCTCGAACCCGGTGTCGACGTCGCCCGCTTCCCGTCCTCGGGGCCCTACAAGATCGACTCGGTGCGCGACGACGGCGCGGTGGTGCTGGTGGCCAACGACCGGTGGTGGGGAACGCCGGCGATCACCCCCCGGATCACGGTGTTCCAGCGCGGTCTCTACGTCCAGGATCGGGTCAACGACGGCACGTTCGACGTGGTGGACGTCGCGACTGGCTCCTCGGGCACCCTGACCACCCCGGACAACTACGAGCGCACCGACTCGCCGTCGACGGGGATCGAGCAGATGATCTTCGCGCCGCAGGGGGCGTTGTCGCAGACGCCCGAGCGCCGCGCCCTGGCGCTGTGCACCCCGCGTGACGTCATCGCCCGCAACGCCGAGGTGCCGGTGTCCAACGCGCGGCTGAATCCGGTGAACGAGGACACGCTGGCGCTGACCGAGAACGTCCCCGCTGCGGGGGAGTTCATGACCTCGAACCCCGTTGCGGCCCGGGAGGCGCTCGCCGGCCGACCGCTGACCGTGCGGATCGGCTACCAGACCCCCAACGCGCGGCTGGCCGCGACCGTCGGTGCCGTCGCCAAGGCCTGTGAGCCGGCCGGCATCACCGTCACCGACGCCTCCTCGGATGTGGCGGGCCCGCAGGCATTGCGCGACGGCCAGATCGATGTGCTGATCGCCAGCACCGGCGGCGCCACCGGCAGCGGCTCGTCCGGCTCGTCGGTGGTGGACGCGTACACGTTGTTCGCCGGCAACGGCGACAACCTGTCCCGGTATGCCAACGGTCAGATCGACGGCATCATCAGCGCGCTGGCGGTCACCTCGGATCCCAAGGAGCAGGCGCGGCTCTACGGCGAGGGCGCCCCGATCCTGTGGGCTGATATGCCGACCCTGCCGCTGTACCGTCAGCAGCGCACGCTGATGGTCTCGACGAACGTCGAGGCGGTCAGCAGCAACCCGACCCGCTGGGGCGCGGGCTGGAACATGGACCGCTGGCAGAAGAATTCGTGA
- the gabT gene encoding 4-aminobutyrate--2-oxoglutarate transaminase: MSTLEQSRLLATEIPGPKSVELAGRKNAAVSRAVGTTMPVYARRASGGIVEDVDGNRLIDLGSGIAVTTVGNASPRVVEAVAAQVADFTHTCFMVTPYDGYVSVCEHLNRLTPGSYEKRTALFNSGSEAVENAIKIARSYTKRQSVVAFDHAYHGRTNLTMALTAKSMPYKSGFGPFAPEIYRAPMSYPYRDGLLNKDLGNDGALAAERAISVIDKQIGAANLAAVIIEPIQGEGGFIVPAPGFLPALRTWCADNGVVFIADEVQTGFARTGAMFACEHEGIEPDLIVTAKGIADGLPLSAVTGRAEIMDAPHVSGLGGTYGGNPISCAAALATIETIELDGLVSRAAAIETLMKDRLHRLQAEDDRIGDVRGRGAMIAVELVKSGTAEPDPELTKKLTAAAHAAGVIVLTCGTYGNILRFLPPLSISDELLIEGLDVLALLLADL, encoded by the coding sequence GTGTCCACCCTCGAACAGAGCCGCCTGCTCGCCACCGAGATCCCCGGGCCGAAATCCGTGGAACTCGCCGGCCGCAAGAACGCCGCGGTGTCCCGCGCCGTCGGAACCACGATGCCGGTCTACGCCCGGCGTGCCTCCGGGGGCATCGTCGAAGACGTCGACGGCAACCGGCTGATCGATCTCGGTTCCGGTATCGCCGTCACCACCGTGGGCAATGCGTCGCCCCGCGTGGTGGAGGCAGTGGCTGCGCAGGTCGCCGATTTCACCCACACCTGCTTCATGGTCACGCCCTACGACGGTTACGTATCGGTCTGCGAGCACCTCAACCGCCTGACACCAGGGTCCTACGAGAAGCGCACAGCTCTGTTCAACTCCGGCTCCGAGGCAGTCGAGAACGCCATCAAGATCGCGCGCTCGTACACCAAGAGGCAGTCCGTGGTGGCGTTCGATCACGCGTACCACGGACGGACCAACCTGACCATGGCGCTGACTGCCAAGTCGATGCCGTACAAGAGCGGCTTCGGGCCGTTTGCGCCGGAGATCTACCGGGCCCCGATGTCGTACCCGTACCGCGACGGCCTGCTGAACAAGGATCTGGGCAACGACGGAGCGCTGGCCGCCGAGCGCGCCATCTCTGTCATCGACAAACAGATCGGCGCGGCCAACCTGGCCGCGGTGATCATCGAGCCCATCCAGGGTGAAGGCGGCTTCATCGTGCCCGCGCCCGGGTTTCTGCCCGCCCTGCGGACCTGGTGCGCCGACAACGGCGTGGTCTTCATCGCCGACGAGGTGCAGACCGGCTTCGCACGGACCGGAGCGATGTTCGCCTGCGAGCACGAAGGCATCGAACCCGATCTGATCGTCACCGCCAAGGGCATCGCCGACGGTCTGCCGTTGTCCGCGGTGACGGGTCGGGCCGAGATCATGGATGCCCCGCACGTGTCCGGCCTCGGCGGCACCTATGGCGGCAATCCCATCTCGTGCGCCGCGGCGCTGGCCACCATCGAGACCATCGAACTCGACGGTCTGGTGTCGCGGGCGGCGGCGATCGAGACGCTGATGAAGGATCGTCTGCACCGCCTGCAGGCCGAGGACGACCGCATCGGCGACGTTCGCGGCCGCGGTGCCATGATCGCGGTGGAGCTGGTGAAATCCGGCACCGCCGAGCCGGATCCGGAGTTGACCAAGAAGTTGACCGCGGCCGCGCACGCAGCCGGGGTGATCGTGCTGACCTGCGGGACGTACGGCAACATCCTGCGGTTCCTGCCGCCGCTGAGCATCAGCGACGAGCTGCTGATCGAGGGACTCGACGTGCTGGCCCTGCTGCTGGCAGACCTCTGA
- the secF gene encoding protein translocase subunit SecF: MADNNDVDTLGTTETGQPPKHGFFVRLYTGTGAFEVIGKRKMWYLISGAIMLIAIGAIVLRGFTFGIDFEGGTKVSMPRGDADTTAVETVFSDTLGEAPESVVIVGNGPSATVQIRSETLDNDQTNALRQALFDRFQPVGEDGQPSPQAISDSAVSETWGGQITEKAIIALVVFLALVAVYITVRYERYMAMAALATLVFDLVVTAGVYALVGFEVTPATVIGWLTILGFSLYDTVIVFDKVEENTHGFEHTTRRTFAEQANLAINQTFMRSLNTALISVLPIIALMVIAVWLLGVGTLQDLALVQLVGVVVGTYSSIYFATPLLVTLRERTEKVRVHTRRVMNRRARSSASSDAADVSDAEVTDTEVGDAGVSDAEPAAVAAPSRPARPARSTGRPTGKRSPRRN, translated from the coding sequence ATGGCAGACAACAACGACGTCGACACCCTCGGCACGACCGAGACCGGCCAACCGCCGAAACACGGCTTCTTCGTCCGGCTCTACACCGGCACCGGTGCCTTCGAGGTCATCGGCAAGCGCAAGATGTGGTACCTGATCAGCGGTGCCATCATGCTGATAGCCATCGGCGCAATCGTGTTGCGCGGCTTCACCTTCGGCATCGACTTCGAGGGCGGCACCAAGGTCTCGATGCCGCGCGGCGATGCGGACACCACGGCGGTGGAGACGGTCTTCAGCGACACCCTCGGCGAAGCTCCGGAATCGGTGGTGATCGTCGGCAACGGGCCGTCGGCGACTGTGCAGATCCGCTCGGAGACCCTGGACAACGATCAGACCAACGCGCTGCGCCAGGCGTTGTTCGACCGGTTCCAGCCCGTCGGCGAGGACGGCCAGCCCAGCCCGCAGGCCATCAGCGACTCCGCGGTGTCCGAGACCTGGGGCGGCCAGATCACCGAGAAGGCAATCATCGCGCTGGTCGTATTCCTGGCGCTTGTCGCGGTGTACATCACCGTGCGCTACGAGCGCTACATGGCGATGGCGGCACTGGCCACCCTGGTGTTCGACCTCGTGGTCACCGCAGGTGTCTACGCCCTGGTGGGCTTCGAGGTGACGCCGGCGACGGTGATCGGCTGGCTGACCATCCTGGGCTTCTCCCTCTACGACACGGTGATCGTGTTCGACAAGGTCGAGGAGAACACCCACGGCTTCGAGCACACCACCCGACGCACCTTCGCCGAGCAGGCCAACCTGGCCATCAACCAGACCTTCATGCGGTCGCTGAACACCGCGTTGATCTCGGTGCTGCCGATCATCGCGCTGATGGTGATCGCCGTGTGGCTGCTGGGTGTGGGCACGCTGCAGGACCTGGCGCTGGTGCAGCTGGTCGGCGTGGTGGTCGGTACGTACTCCTCGATCTACTTCGCCACCCCGCTGCTGGTCACCCTGCGCGAGCGCACGGAGAAGGTGCGCGTCCACACCCGCCGGGTGATGAACCGGCGCGCCCGCTCGTCGGCGTCGTCGGACGCCGCTGATGTGAGCGACGCCGAGGTCACCGACACCGAGGTGGGCGACGCCGGAGTTTCCGACGCCGAGCCCGCGGCCGTGGCGGCACCGTCGCGGCCCGCGCGGCCTGCCCGCTCGACGGGTCGCCCGACGGGCAAGCGCAGCCCTCGACGGAACTGA
- the secD gene encoding protein translocase subunit SecD, with the protein MASSTAPVHPYRYLTLFLVLLIGAFAAVFFTGDKHPEPKLGIDLQGGTRVTLTARTPDGTAPTREALNQAQQIITSRVDGLGVSGSEVVIDGDNLVITVPGNDGNEARNLGQTARLYIRPVKYAVPVDQLAAATGQGQGQPAPAGAPPVPAAPIPGAPVPGEPIPGAPAPGEPVPGAPVEPPAAGVPAPATDAPAAQPRPYPLEPAPTPPPTPAPATPAPATPAPGAPAAPATGAPAAPATGAPAAPGAQPAPDDRAALAERIAFEKQLRQSDNESVQVLALQYQAGRCGEEDVLAGNDDPNLPLVTCSQDKATVYLLDPSILSGEQIANASSGFDQQQARYIVDLEFKPEGSDIWADFTAQNIGTQTAFTLDSQVVSAPEIQEAIPGGRTQITGQFTQQSAAELANVLKYGSLPLSFESSEAETVSATLGLQSLRAGLIAGAVGLAAVLLYSLLYYRVLGLLITVSLVAAGAMVYALLVLLGRYIGYTLDLAGIAGLIIGIGTTADSFVVFFERIKDEIREGRSFRSAVPRGWARARKTIVSGNAVTFLAALVLYVLAVGQVKGFAFTLGLTTILDVLVVFLVTWPVIFLASKSTMLAKPAFNGLGAVQQIARERRAAASAGRG; encoded by the coding sequence GTGGCATCGTCTACGGCGCCGGTGCATCCGTACCGCTACCTGACGCTGTTCCTGGTACTGCTGATCGGCGCCTTCGCGGCGGTGTTCTTCACCGGTGACAAGCATCCCGAGCCGAAACTCGGCATCGACCTGCAGGGCGGGACCAGGGTGACGCTGACCGCGCGCACCCCCGACGGCACCGCCCCCACCCGGGAAGCCCTCAACCAGGCGCAGCAGATCATCACCAGCCGTGTCGACGGCCTCGGTGTCTCCGGGTCGGAGGTGGTGATCGACGGCGACAACCTGGTGATCACCGTTCCCGGCAACGACGGCAACGAAGCACGCAACCTGGGCCAGACGGCCCGGCTCTACATCCGCCCGGTGAAATATGCCGTTCCGGTCGACCAGCTGGCCGCCGCCACCGGCCAAGGCCAGGGCCAGCCGGCCCCCGCCGGTGCGCCGCCGGTGCCCGCCGCCCCCATTCCCGGCGCCCCGGTTCCCGGCGAACCCATTCCCGGCGCCCCGGCTCCCGGCGAACCCGTTCCCGGCGCCCCGGTGGAGCCGCCCGCTGCCGGTGTGCCCGCGCCCGCCACCGACGCGCCGGCGGCCCAGCCCCGCCCGTACCCGCTCGAACCCGCACCGACACCGCCGCCCACCCCGGCTCCGGCCACCCCGGCTCCGGCCACCCCGGCTCCGGGCGCCCCGGCGGCCCCGGCCACCGGCGCCCCGGCGGCCCCGGCCACCGGCGCCCCCGCAGCACCGGGAGCGCAGCCCGCGCCCGACGACCGAGCGGCGCTGGCCGAGCGGATCGCATTCGAGAAGCAGCTGCGCCAGAGCGACAACGAGAGCGTGCAGGTGCTGGCCCTGCAGTACCAGGCCGGCCGCTGCGGTGAGGAAGACGTGCTCGCCGGCAACGACGACCCGAACCTCCCGCTGGTCACCTGCTCGCAGGACAAGGCCACGGTGTATCTGCTGGATCCGTCGATCCTCAGCGGCGAGCAGATCGCCAACGCTTCGTCCGGCTTCGATCAGCAGCAGGCCCGCTACATCGTCGATCTCGAGTTCAAGCCCGAAGGCTCTGACATCTGGGCCGACTTCACCGCCCAGAACATCGGCACCCAGACCGCGTTCACCCTGGACTCCCAGGTGGTCAGCGCCCCCGAGATCCAGGAGGCGATCCCGGGTGGGCGCACCCAGATCACCGGCCAGTTCACCCAGCAGTCCGCGGCCGAGTTGGCCAACGTGCTCAAGTACGGCTCGCTGCCGCTGTCCTTCGAATCCTCGGAGGCCGAGACCGTCTCGGCCACGCTGGGTCTGCAGTCGCTGCGGGCCGGCCTGATCGCCGGGGCCGTCGGCCTGGCCGCCGTGCTGCTGTACTCGCTGCTCTACTACCGGGTGCTCGGATTGCTCATCACGGTGTCGCTGGTGGCCGCAGGCGCCATGGTCTACGCGCTGCTGGTGCTCCTGGGCCGCTACATCGGCTACACGCTGGATCTCGCCGGCATCGCCGGTCTGATCATCGGCATCGGTACCACCGCCGACTCCTTCGTGGTGTTCTTCGAACGCATCAAGGACGAGATCCGCGAAGGCCGGTCGTTCCGGTCGGCGGTGCCACGAGGCTGGGCGCGTGCCCGCAAGACCATCGTCTCCGGCAACGCCGTCACCTTCCTGGCGGCACTGGTGCTCTATGTCCTCGCGGTCGGCCAGGTGAAGGGCTTCGCCTTCACCCTGGGCCTGACCACCATCCTCGACGTCCTGGTGGTGTTCCTGGTGACCTGGCCGGTGATCTTCCTGGCTTCCAAGTCGACGATGTTGGCGAAACCGGCCTTCAACGGGCTGGGAGCGGTGCAACAGATCGCCCGGGAACGCCGGGCCGCGGCTTCGGCGGGACGGGGATAG
- the yajC gene encoding preprotein translocase subunit YajC: protein MDLVVFLPLLIILGAFMFFASRKQKKAMQATIDLHNSLSIGDRIHTTSGLQGTIKGVDDDYIQLEIAPGVVTTWMKLAVRDKIEDTVETDDELDSGSEITDTPSDPDRLTKD from the coding sequence ATGGACTTGGTCGTATTCCTGCCCCTGTTGATCATTCTGGGCGCATTCATGTTCTTTGCCTCGCGCAAGCAGAAAAAGGCCATGCAGGCCACGATCGACCTGCACAACTCGCTGAGCATCGGTGATCGCATCCACACCACGTCGGGCCTGCAGGGCACCATCAAGGGCGTCGACGACGACTACATCCAGCTGGAGATCGCTCCCGGGGTGGTCACCACGTGGATGAAGCTGGCCGTGCGCGACAAGATCGAGGACACCGTCGAGACCGACGATGAACTGGACTCGGGTAGCGAGATCACAGACACGCCCTCGGACCCCGACCGCCTGACCAAGGACTGA
- the car gene encoding carboxylic acid reductase — protein MTADDTTETRDTRLVHRIAHLYATDPQFADARPSEAISKAVDDPSVDLAHIVDTVLTGYSDRPALASRAVDVGPDPETGRTTATLLPRFDTITYAELADGVHALTNAWHQDGVSPGDRVAILGFTSVDYTRVDMALIGLGAVSVPLQTSAPLTQLRPIVEETEPVVIASSVDFLSDAVELALTAHRPRRLVVFDYLPAVDDQREAFDAAREQLSGTDVTLEALTDVLDRGRGLPGAPRPVRDEADPLALLIYTSGSTGAPKGAMYPESKVASMWRASTRAAWHSDQEVLPAIALSFMPMSHVMGRGSLYGALATGGTVYFAARSDLSTFLDDLALTRPTQLTFVPRIWEMLYNEYQSRLDRASGERSDALTELRETVLGGRFVTAMSGSAPISPELHGWVEELLDMHLVEGYGSTEAGAVFVDGQVRRPPVIDYKLVDVPELGYFHTDRPHPRGELLVKSEQLFPGYYKRPDVTAAMFDEDGFYRTGDIVAELGPDHLEYLDRRNNVLKLAQGEFVTVSKLEAVFDSAPLVRQIYLYGNSARSYLLAVVVPTEEALAQGDVKAAVAESLQRTARTAGLQSYEIPRDFLIETTPFTLENGLLTGIRKLARPNLKTHYGPRLEELYAELADGQASELRELRQRGAQAPVLETVSRAAGALLGAGAADLQPDAHFTDLGGDSLSALTFANLLQEIFDIDVPVGVIVSPATDLAAIAAFIETERSGGSKRPTYAGVHGQAATQVHARDLTLDKFIDAATLAAAPELPAPGGQVRTVLLTGATGFLGRYLALEWLERLSLVGGTLICLVRAKSDGEARARLDATFDSGDPELLRHYRDLAADHLEVLAGDKGEADLGLDGATWQRLADTVDLIVDPAALVNHVLPYSQLFAPNALGTAELIRIALTTKIKPFVYVSTIGVGAGIEPGLFVEDADIREISPTRSVDDSYANGYGNSKWAGEVLLREAHDLCGLPVSVFRCDMILADVTYAGQLNLPDMFTRMMLSLMASGIAPESFYQPADDGGRARAHYDGLPVEFIAEAISTLGVAVTDGFETYHVMNPYDDGISMDTFVDWLIEAGYPLHRVSDYNTWLARFETALRGLPDKQRQASLLPLLHNYATPEYPMHGSMAPVDRFRAAVQDAKIGHDKDIPHLSAPVIVKYVTDLQLLGLL, from the coding sequence ATGACCGCTGATGACACCACCGAAACCCGCGACACCCGCCTGGTCCACCGCATCGCCCACCTGTACGCCACCGACCCCCAGTTCGCCGATGCTCGTCCCAGCGAGGCCATCAGCAAGGCCGTCGATGACCCGAGCGTGGATCTCGCACACATCGTCGACACCGTGCTGACCGGCTACAGCGACCGGCCCGCGCTGGCCTCACGAGCCGTCGACGTCGGCCCCGACCCCGAGACCGGGCGCACCACAGCCACTCTGCTCCCCCGGTTCGACACCATCACCTACGCCGAACTCGCCGACGGTGTGCATGCGCTCACGAACGCCTGGCACCAGGATGGCGTCAGCCCCGGCGATCGCGTCGCCATCCTGGGCTTCACCAGCGTGGACTACACGCGGGTCGACATGGCCCTGATCGGCCTGGGCGCGGTGTCGGTGCCGCTACAGACCAGCGCTCCACTGACCCAGCTGCGGCCCATCGTCGAGGAGACCGAACCCGTGGTCATTGCCTCCAGCGTCGACTTCCTTTCCGACGCTGTCGAACTGGCGCTGACCGCGCACCGCCCCCGGCGGCTGGTGGTGTTCGACTACCTGCCCGCCGTCGACGACCAGCGCGAGGCGTTCGACGCCGCGCGCGAACAGCTCTCGGGTACCGATGTCACCCTCGAGGCCCTGACCGATGTCCTGGACCGCGGCCGCGGCCTGCCCGGTGCGCCGCGTCCGGTCCGCGACGAGGCCGACCCGCTTGCACTGCTGATCTACACCTCCGGCAGCACGGGCGCCCCCAAGGGCGCGATGTATCCGGAGAGCAAGGTCGCCAGCATGTGGCGGGCCTCCACGCGCGCCGCCTGGCACTCCGACCAGGAAGTGCTGCCCGCGATCGCGCTCAGCTTCATGCCGATGAGCCATGTGATGGGTCGCGGCAGCCTCTACGGCGCGCTCGCGACCGGTGGCACCGTGTATTTCGCTGCGCGCAGCGATCTTTCGACCTTCCTCGACGACCTGGCACTGACCCGCCCCACCCAGCTCACCTTCGTCCCCCGCATCTGGGAGATGCTGTACAACGAGTATCAGAGCCGGCTCGACCGGGCGTCGGGCGAGCGCTCCGACGCGCTCACCGAACTGCGTGAGACCGTGCTCGGCGGACGGTTCGTGACCGCGATGAGCGGTTCCGCGCCGATCTCCCCCGAGCTGCACGGCTGGGTGGAGGAACTGCTGGACATGCACCTGGTGGAGGGCTACGGCTCCACCGAGGCCGGTGCGGTGTTCGTCGACGGCCAGGTCCGCCGCCCGCCGGTGATCGACTACAAGCTGGTGGACGTGCCCGAGCTGGGCTACTTCCACACCGACCGTCCGCATCCCCGCGGCGAACTGCTGGTCAAGAGCGAGCAGCTGTTCCCCGGCTACTACAAGCGGCCCGACGTCACCGCCGCGATGTTCGACGAGGACGGCTTCTACCGCACCGGCGACATCGTGGCCGAGTTGGGCCCGGACCATCTGGAATACCTCGACCGTCGTAACAACGTCCTGAAACTGGCCCAGGGTGAGTTCGTCACCGTGTCCAAGCTGGAGGCGGTGTTCGACAGCGCACCGCTGGTGCGCCAGATCTACCTCTACGGCAACAGCGCACGGTCTTACCTGCTGGCCGTCGTGGTGCCCACCGAAGAGGCGCTGGCCCAGGGCGACGTCAAGGCTGCCGTCGCGGAATCACTGCAACGCACCGCTCGTACCGCCGGTCTGCAGTCCTATGAGATCCCGCGGGACTTCCTGATCGAGACCACGCCGTTCACGCTCGAGAACGGTCTGCTCACCGGAATCCGCAAGCTCGCCCGGCCGAACCTCAAGACGCACTACGGCCCTCGCCTCGAGGAGCTCTACGCCGAACTGGCCGACGGTCAGGCCTCCGAGCTGCGCGAGCTGCGCCAGCGCGGCGCCCAGGCACCGGTGCTCGAGACCGTCAGCCGCGCCGCCGGTGCGCTGCTCGGTGCGGGCGCAGCCGACCTGCAGCCCGACGCCCACTTCACCGATCTGGGTGGAGATTCGTTGTCGGCGTTGACCTTTGCCAACCTGCTGCAGGAGATCTTCGACATCGACGTACCGGTGGGCGTGATCGTCAGCCCAGCAACGGATCTGGCGGCCATCGCGGCCTTCATCGAGACCGAGCGCAGCGGCGGCAGCAAGCGGCCCACCTATGCCGGGGTGCACGGACAGGCAGCGACGCAGGTGCACGCCCGCGATCTGACGCTGGACAAGTTCATCGACGCCGCCACCCTGGCCGCGGCACCCGAGCTCCCGGCACCCGGTGGACAGGTGCGCACCGTATTGCTCACCGGCGCCACCGGATTCCTGGGCCGCTACCTGGCCCTGGAATGGCTGGAACGACTGAGCCTGGTGGGCGGAACGCTGATCTGTCTGGTGCGCGCCAAGTCCGACGGGGAGGCCCGCGCCCGTCTGGACGCCACCTTCGACAGCGGTGATCCCGAGCTGCTGCGCCATTACCGCGATTTGGCCGCCGATCACCTGGAAGTGCTCGCCGGCGACAAGGGCGAGGCGGACCTCGGTCTGGACGGTGCCACCTGGCAGCGCCTGGCCGACACCGTGGACCTGATCGTGGACCCGGCCGCCCTGGTCAACCATGTGCTGCCCTACAGCCAGCTGTTCGCGCCGAACGCACTGGGCACCGCCGAGCTGATCCGGATCGCGCTGACCACGAAGATCAAGCCCTTCGTCTACGTCTCCACCATCGGTGTGGGTGCGGGCATCGAGCCCGGACTGTTTGTCGAGGACGCCGACATCCGGGAGATCAGCCCCACCCGGTCGGTCGACGACAGCTACGCCAACGGATACGGCAACAGCAAGTGGGCCGGCGAGGTCCTGCTGCGGGAAGCACACGATCTGTGCGGGTTGCCCGTCTCGGTGTTCCGCTGCGACATGATCCTGGCCGACGTGACCTATGCCGGTCAGCTGAACCTGCCCGACATGTTCACCCGGATGATGTTGAGCCTGATGGCTTCCGGCATCGCACCGGAGTCGTTCTACCAACCCGCCGATGACGGCGGCCGGGCCCGGGCGCACTACGACGGGTTGCCGGTGGAGTTCATCGCCGAAGCCATCTCCACCCTCGGTGTCGCCGTGACCGACGGGTTCGAGACCTACCACGTGATGAACCCCTACGACGACGGCATCAGCATGGACACCTTCGTCGACTGGCTCATCGAGGCCGGTTACCCGCTGCACCGGGTGTCGGACTACAACACGTGGCTGGCCCGGTTCGAGACCGCGCTGCGTGGCCTGCCGGACAAGCAGCGGCAGGCGTCACTGCTGCCGTTGCTGCACAACTACGCCACGCCGGAGTACCCCATGCACGGGTCCATGGCACCGGTCGACCGGTTCCGGGCGGCGGTGCAGGACGCCAAGATCGGCCATGACAAGGACATCCCGCACCTGTCGGCGCCCGTCATCGTCAAGTACGTGACGGACCTGCAGTTGCTCGGGCTGCTCTAA
- a CDS encoding adenine phosphoribosyltransferase, whose protein sequence is MSDVSKVIASLTREVPDFPEPGIQFKDLTPVLADGDGLAAVTDALAEIAEGADLVAGIDARGFLLGAAVATKLRTGVLAIRKGGKLPPPVHREEYTLEYGSAVLEIPADGIDLAGRTVVLLDDVLATGGTMVAAHRLLVQSGAVVPRAAVVLELEALGGRDKVSPLPVTSLHVV, encoded by the coding sequence GTGAGCGACGTATCCAAGGTCATCGCGTCGTTGACGCGCGAGGTACCCGACTTCCCCGAGCCGGGGATCCAGTTCAAGGACCTGACGCCGGTGCTGGCCGACGGTGACGGGCTGGCCGCGGTGACCGACGCGCTGGCCGAGATCGCCGAGGGTGCTGACCTGGTGGCCGGCATCGACGCGCGGGGGTTCCTGCTCGGGGCCGCGGTGGCGACCAAACTGCGCACCGGCGTCCTGGCGATCCGCAAGGGTGGCAAGCTGCCGCCGCCGGTACACCGCGAGGAGTACACGCTGGAGTACGGCAGCGCGGTGCTGGAGATCCCCGCCGACGGCATCGACCTGGCCGGCCGCACGGTGGTGCTGCTCGACGACGTGCTCGCGACCGGCGGCACCATGGTGGCGGCGCACCGTCTGCTGGTGCAGAGCGGGGCGGTGGTGCCGAGGGCGGCGGTGGTGCTGGAGCTCGAGGCACTGGGCGGTCGCGACAAGGTGTCGCCGCTGCCGGTGACCAGCCTGCACGTGGTCTGA